The proteins below come from a single Flavobacterium lindanitolerans genomic window:
- a CDS encoding exopolysaccharide biosynthesis polyprenyl glycosylphosphotransferase codes for MRKKTGRYSGYIRPFSYVLDLIIINILANFLLPETLNLLGYHFFISISWLIIAWNIGFYEVYRYTKVIEIFSNILKQYLFFLLINFAFIGFYLKFSEPSKMIEFVSFSLILVSLAKFFIYFSLRRFRVVFGGNFRRVVIVGNGKSTIQLGDFFNENPDYGYKLEKVFTLTPNKKEQIDECFKFVLENKIDEIYCSLSDLSNADLNRFIDFTDNNLKILKFLPDNKEILARNLIFDYYDYIPIISLRNIPLDEVANKIIKRIFDIVFSLLIIVGILSWLIPILALLIRLESKGSVFFKQKRNGLNYKEFYCYKFRSMRLNEIADLYQVSKNDPRITKVGKFIRKTSIDELPQFFNVLLGDMSVVGPRPHMVSHTEMYARRIDKFMVRHFIKPGITGLAQTKGFRGEVESDKDIIYRVKFDIFYLENWSLLLDIKIIFLTVINAIKGEEKAY; via the coding sequence GTGCGCAAAAAAACTGGAAGATATTCTGGCTATATAAGGCCATTTTCATATGTGCTGGATTTGATTATCATCAATATCCTAGCCAATTTTCTATTGCCGGAAACACTAAACCTGTTAGGATATCATTTTTTCATTTCTATTTCCTGGCTAATCATTGCCTGGAATATTGGTTTCTATGAAGTCTACCGTTATACCAAAGTTATTGAGATTTTCAGCAATATCTTAAAGCAATATTTATTCTTCCTGCTCATCAATTTTGCATTTATCGGATTTTACCTCAAATTTTCCGAACCTTCGAAAATGATCGAATTCGTTTCGTTTTCACTTATCCTAGTCAGTCTTGCCAAGTTTTTCATCTATTTTTCATTACGAAGATTCAGAGTTGTTTTTGGAGGGAATTTTAGAAGAGTAGTTATTGTTGGAAATGGAAAAAGCACCATCCAATTAGGAGATTTTTTTAATGAAAATCCGGATTATGGATATAAATTGGAAAAGGTATTTACATTGACTCCAAATAAAAAAGAACAGATAGACGAATGTTTTAAGTTTGTTCTGGAGAACAAAATTGATGAAATCTATTGTTCTCTGTCGGATTTATCAAATGCCGATTTAAACAGGTTTATTGATTTTACGGATAATAACCTAAAAATATTGAAGTTTCTTCCGGATAATAAAGAGATTCTGGCCAGAAACCTAATCTTTGATTATTATGACTATATTCCAATTATTTCATTAAGAAATATACCTTTGGATGAAGTAGCCAATAAAATAATAAAACGAATATTTGATATCGTTTTTTCTTTATTAATTATTGTGGGGATTCTTTCCTGGTTAATTCCAATACTGGCGCTCCTTATAAGGCTTGAATCAAAAGGAAGCGTTTTCTTCAAACAAAAGAGAAACGGATTGAACTATAAAGAATTCTACTGTTATAAATTCCGTTCAATGAGACTGAATGAAATAGCAGATTTATATCAGGTTTCTAAAAACGATCCTAGAATTACAAAAGTTGGTAAATTCATAAGAAAAACCAGTATTGACGAATTACCTCAATTCTTCAATGTTTTATTAGGCGATATGTCTGTTGTAGGACCAAGACCTCATATGGTGAGCCATACAGAAATGTATGCCAGAAGGATTGACAAGTTTATGGTGCGCCACTTTATCAAGCCGGGCATTACAGGTTTGGCACAAACTAAGGGCTTCAGGGGTGAAGTCGAAAGCGATAAGGATATTATTTATCGTGTAAAATTTGATATTTTCTATCTTGAAAACTGGTCGTTGTTATTGGATATCAAAATCATTTTCCTCACAGTAATCAATGCTATCAAAGGAGAAGAAAAAGCCTATTAA
- a CDS encoding glycosyltransferase has product MKRNKIVHILHSVGGVDVSLRLILSNINNIEFENVIIHGQKDTEDVFLDKNNQKLKSYRIPINRDISFKNDLKSIIQAYKIIKKEKPDLIHSHSAKGGIVGRMVGRMLGIKVLHTPQAYSYLSTENFLKRKVYITIEKLFANGNSILLASSNSEKNRAIKEVGYVEKKTILFNNSILPIDQLSELTIEKNWPDDYICTVGRPSFQKNIELMIQVLFEIKKHQKHIHLVLMGVGYHSPQLDSINDLISKLDLKSNITLLNWTNRQDIFRIINDSKLYISTARYEGLPYSIIESLALCKPCVVSDCDGNRDLIINDFNGFVIKDSHPESFSRKIIEILNNEELYLKFSQNAKKYFAENFNIIDNIKKLENIYKSNI; this is encoded by the coding sequence ATGAAAAGGAATAAAATAGTTCATATATTACATTCAGTTGGAGGAGTTGATGTTTCTTTACGTCTTATTCTGTCTAATATTAATAATATAGAATTTGAAAATGTAATTATCCATGGACAAAAAGATACTGAAGATGTATTTCTTGATAAAAACAATCAAAAATTAAAGAGTTATAGAATACCTATCAATAGAGACATATCTTTTAAAAACGATTTAAAATCAATTATTCAAGCCTATAAGATAATAAAAAAGGAAAAGCCAGATCTCATACATTCCCATAGCGCAAAAGGAGGTATAGTTGGTCGAATGGTAGGTCGAATGCTCGGTATTAAAGTATTACATACACCTCAGGCTTATTCTTATTTAAGTACAGAAAACTTCTTAAAAAGAAAAGTTTACATCACTATCGAAAAATTATTTGCAAATGGCAATTCTATATTATTGGCATCTTCGAATTCTGAAAAAAACAGAGCTATCAAAGAGGTTGGATATGTAGAAAAAAAAACAATTTTATTTAATAATTCTATTCTACCAATAGATCAGTTATCAGAACTTACAATTGAAAAAAATTGGCCAGATGATTATATATGTACAGTTGGAAGACCTTCATTTCAAAAAAATATAGAGCTGATGATTCAGGTTCTTTTTGAGATTAAGAAACACCAAAAACACATCCATTTGGTTTTGATGGGAGTAGGGTACCATTCACCACAATTAGATTCTATAAATGATTTAATAAGTAAGCTAGATTTAAAATCTAACATTACTTTGTTAAACTGGACAAACCGACAAGATATTTTTAGAATAATAAATGATTCTAAATTATATATTTCTACAGCACGTTATGAAGGCTTGCCTTATTCTATAATTGAAAGTTTAGCACTATGCAAACCCTGTGTAGTTAGTGATTGTGATGGAAACAGAGATTTAATCATAAACGATTTTAATGGTTTTGTAATTAAAGACAGTCATCCGGAAAGTTTTTCCAGAAAAATCATTGAAATTTTAAATAATGAGGAACTTTATTTAAAATTTTCTCAAAATGCTAAAAAATATTTTGCTGAAAATTTCAATATTATTGATAATATAAAAAAATTAGAAAATATCTATAAATCAAATATATAA
- a CDS encoding O-antigen ligase family protein, whose amino-acid sequence MEIKEILYKIRTVFLYSLFTASIVGFFEVLAGYYGISLARYAFYVLDYFPFFEKRLIGDRISSIADEPPFFAVYLITISGWMFSYMLTNKGILKYLPTILILVLTFYSGSRTALIVIFIQVIIFFLTTVSKEKIIKNTIRATVVFSFLTVCIFIFNGDKIINAFEEKIDSLDFRSNLTKNISNQSRFGMQYAALQVFLEHPIIGVGYGQQTYYSRFHYPAWAVKNNYEFKEAYKNPAVKAFPPSYNMYTRILSELGLVGISIFIFLIYFSIKKIKFLIKNKSGEKQVLAIILLVGLSGLFINLLQIDTFRLYGLWLYLAILTVLTNKQENAYE is encoded by the coding sequence ATGGAAATAAAAGAAATACTTTATAAAATAAGAACGGTTTTTTTATACTCCTTATTTACCGCTTCAATAGTTGGTTTTTTTGAAGTACTAGCGGGCTATTATGGGATTTCATTAGCACGTTATGCTTTTTATGTTTTGGATTATTTTCCTTTTTTTGAAAAAAGACTTATTGGAGACAGAATTTCCTCAATTGCTGATGAGCCTCCTTTTTTTGCAGTTTATTTAATAACCATATCAGGTTGGATGTTTAGTTATATGTTAACCAATAAAGGTATTTTGAAATATCTTCCTACAATACTTATACTCGTTCTTACTTTCTATTCCGGTTCAAGGACAGCATTGATTGTAATATTTATACAGGTTATTATTTTCTTTCTGACAACTGTATCAAAAGAAAAAATAATTAAGAATACAATCAGAGCTACAGTTGTTTTTTCGTTTTTAACAGTATGTATTTTTATCTTTAATGGAGATAAGATAATTAATGCTTTTGAAGAAAAGATAGACTCACTTGATTTTAGAAGTAACCTGACAAAAAATATCTCAAATCAATCCCGTTTTGGGATGCAATATGCAGCGCTCCAGGTTTTCTTAGAACATCCTATTATTGGAGTAGGTTATGGACAGCAGACATATTACAGTCGCTTTCACTATCCGGCCTGGGCAGTAAAGAACAATTATGAATTTAAAGAAGCTTATAAAAACCCTGCTGTCAAAGCTTTTCCACCCAGCTACAATATGTATACCAGAATTTTGTCGGAATTAGGATTGGTTGGCATTTCAATTTTTATATTCTTGATTTATTTCAGTATCAAAAAAATCAAATTTCTTATAAAAAATAAGAGCGGTGAAAAACAAGTACTGGCAATAATTCTATTGGTCGGATTATCGGGTCTGTTTATAAATTTACTTCAAATAGATACTTTCAGATTGTATGGACTTTGGTTATATTTGGCAATCTTAACAGTCTTGACAAATAAGCAGGAAAATGCATATGAATAA
- a CDS encoding glycosyltransferase family 2 protein, producing the protein MELKLSIIIPVYNGEKHIEECIESLTKQTLSDCEFIFVNDGSNDKSVELIQKHLIEDSRIILINQKNSGVSVARNTGIESAKGEYIGFIDSDDFVTNDMFEVLYKEAVKKNADVVVSDYYLGRDGKYVKKKTVFEYGFLYDNASINKKIIPSLIKNEDIVLPAVWNKIYRRKFLQDNNFFFLKKFSLEEDILFNIQVISHAKTLFFIDYCGYFYRETIGSASRKIAENSFFDRIIENYNIDIKSLTNITIPYEEVKKFQAVKLVNLSLYYLFKGAIDDQITQKERNLLYKRIILNNDVVLSSKKYKQELLKNKGLLEIVMMFIIRNKLITTAHILGFLLNKIYTPKLSEIFRSLNQKVNVFIK; encoded by the coding sequence ATGGAATTAAAATTAAGTATTATAATCCCTGTATACAATGGGGAAAAACATATTGAAGAATGTATAGAATCACTTACCAAGCAAACTCTCTCTGATTGTGAGTTTATTTTTGTAAATGACGGTTCTAATGATAAAAGCGTTGAATTAATTCAAAAACATCTGATAGAAGATTCAAGAATTATTCTCATAAATCAAAAAAACAGTGGTGTTAGCGTTGCCAGAAATACAGGGATAGAGTCAGCAAAAGGAGAATATATCGGTTTTATTGATTCGGATGATTTCGTTACTAATGATATGTTTGAAGTTTTATATAAAGAAGCAGTAAAGAAAAATGCAGATGTTGTTGTTTCGGATTATTATTTAGGCAGAGACGGTAAATATGTAAAGAAAAAAACAGTATTTGAGTATGGTTTCTTGTATGATAATGCATCAATCAATAAAAAGATTATTCCAAGTCTGATTAAAAATGAGGATATAGTATTGCCTGCGGTTTGGAATAAGATTTATCGAAGAAAATTTCTACAAGACAACAATTTCTTTTTTTTGAAGAAATTTTCCCTTGAGGAAGACATTTTATTTAATATTCAGGTAATTAGTCATGCAAAGACACTTTTTTTTATAGATTATTGTGGTTATTTTTACAGAGAAACTATTGGTAGTGCCTCAAGAAAAATAGCTGAAAACTCTTTTTTTGATAGAATAATAGAAAACTATAATATTGATATTAAGAGTCTTACAAATATTACAATTCCGTATGAAGAAGTAAAGAAATTTCAAGCCGTAAAACTTGTAAATCTCTCTTTATATTATTTGTTTAAAGGTGCAATTGACGATCAAATTACCCAAAAGGAGAGAAATCTGCTGTATAAAAGAATTATTTTAAATAACGATGTGGTTCTTTCGTCAAAAAAATATAAACAGGAACTTTTAAAAAATAAGGGTTTATTAGAAATCGTAATGATGTTTATAATAAGAAATAAATTAATTACCACAGCTCATATTTTAGGTTTCCTGTTAAATAAAATATACACCCCTAAACTTTCTGAAATATTCAGATCTTTAAATCAAAAAGTAAATGTTTTCATTAAATAA
- a CDS encoding glycosyltransferase, whose translation MNKVALLIPHYNNFRGLVTSINSIDSSEFIDIVIVDDGSTREKIDEDVLIKAFKANGTIKFLYLQENKGIEHALNHGLDYILNNNYQFTARLDVGDVCVGKRFQIQHKFLEDNKNIKFIGANANAFDMEGNFLFRYNFPLKHSEIKKRIYLNAVFVHPTFMFDNEIIKTVGYYPTNYKSAEDFAFAMKVVKHFITENLEECLVNVEINPNGISLSKRNQQIRSRLKVIKDNFYFGYYPIYGLFRNIIICITPNKWIAALKKIKKRNDRLH comes from the coding sequence ATGAATAAAGTTGCACTATTAATTCCTCATTATAATAATTTTAGGGGTTTAGTGACTTCCATAAACTCAATTGATTCTTCGGAATTTATAGATATTGTAATTGTAGATGATGGAAGTACTAGAGAAAAAATAGATGAAGATGTTTTAATCAAAGCATTTAAAGCAAACGGAACAATAAAATTTCTCTATTTGCAAGAGAATAAAGGCATTGAACACGCATTAAATCACGGTTTGGATTATATTCTGAACAATAATTATCAATTTACTGCCAGGTTGGATGTTGGTGATGTTTGTGTGGGGAAAAGATTTCAGATACAACATAAATTCTTAGAAGATAACAAGAACATAAAATTTATAGGAGCAAATGCAAATGCTTTTGATATGGAAGGGAATTTTTTATTCAGATATAATTTTCCATTAAAACATTCCGAGATAAAAAAACGCATATATTTGAATGCGGTATTTGTTCATCCAACATTTATGTTTGATAATGAAATTATAAAAACGGTAGGATATTATCCCACAAATTATAAATCGGCTGAAGATTTTGCATTTGCAATGAAAGTAGTCAAACACTTTATTACAGAAAATCTGGAAGAATGTTTGGTAAATGTCGAAATTAATCCGAATGGTATTTCATTATCTAAGAGAAATCAACAAATTCGAAGCAGATTAAAAGTAATAAAAGATAATTTTTATTTTGGTTACTATCCAATATACGGGCTTTTTAGGAATATCATTATTTGTATTACCCCCAACAAATGGATTGCAGCATTAAAAAAAATAAAAAAACGAAATGATAGACTTCATTAA
- a CDS encoding flippase: MMFKSQKVKTLFSNFISLSVLQGLNLILPLLTIPYLLKVIGVEKYGILAFINAVVLYFQIVTEYGFNSTATRDISVSSSDKKKVGQLFNEVLSAKLFLLGIGIIVLSILVFSFPFLRKYFDLYFYSYGVVVGMAISPIWLFQGLQQMKYITYINVVFKTLFTLAIFVFVKNENQYWLVPVFTSCGFIFSGILSLIIVAKKFQIRFIFQSFDKIVNQLKNGKHIFLSELQMTLLSNTNLLIIGFIAGNSSVGYYSSIEKVIRAISNLNAPVINALYPFISKEMVNDKINAVKIINKVVNIGGSVIFFFIFLCFIFSDYIINLIYADNFNEDAVLIFRIMILFPLLSFFDQVFGKLVLLNNGKDKEFLKVFFYSGCISLLLTCILTFYFDFIGTAIASTFAQILVASGMFYYSMKIIRAK, encoded by the coding sequence ATGATGTTTAAATCCCAAAAAGTAAAAACTCTTTTTTCAAATTTTATATCATTATCTGTTTTACAGGGATTGAATTTAATTTTACCGTTATTAACTATTCCTTATTTATTAAAAGTTATTGGAGTAGAAAAATATGGAATTTTAGCTTTTATCAATGCAGTCGTATTATACTTTCAAATTGTAACGGAGTATGGCTTTAATTCGACTGCAACCCGAGATATTTCTGTATCTTCCTCCGACAAAAAAAAGGTAGGTCAGCTCTTTAATGAGGTATTGTCAGCAAAGTTATTCCTTCTCGGAATAGGAATTATTGTTTTGAGTATACTTGTTTTTTCCTTTCCATTCTTACGAAAATATTTTGATTTATATTTTTATAGTTATGGTGTAGTTGTTGGCATGGCTATTTCTCCAATTTGGTTATTCCAGGGTTTACAACAAATGAAATACATAACTTATATTAATGTAGTATTTAAAACCCTTTTTACTTTAGCAATTTTTGTTTTTGTAAAAAATGAAAATCAATATTGGTTGGTGCCTGTATTTACTTCTTGTGGGTTTATTTTTTCAGGTATTTTGTCTTTAATAATTGTAGCAAAAAAATTCCAGATACGATTTATATTTCAAAGCTTCGACAAGATTGTCAATCAATTAAAAAACGGGAAGCATATTTTTCTGTCGGAACTGCAAATGACATTGCTGTCTAATACAAACCTTTTAATTATTGGGTTTATTGCAGGAAATAGTTCTGTTGGTTATTATTCGTCAATTGAAAAGGTTATCAGAGCTATTAGCAATCTAAATGCACCCGTTATCAATGCACTATATCCTTTTATCTCTAAGGAAATGGTCAATGATAAAATAAATGCAGTGAAAATAATTAATAAAGTAGTTAATATAGGTGGTAGCGTTATTTTCTTTTTTATTTTCTTGTGTTTTATTTTTTCAGATTATATTATTAATCTGATTTATGCAGATAACTTTAATGAAGATGCTGTTTTAATTTTTAGAATAATGATTTTATTTCCTTTATTATCCTTTTTTGATCAGGTTTTTGGAAAACTGGTTTTGTTAAATAATGGAAAAGATAAAGAATTTCTTAAAGTATTTTTTTATTCTGGTTGTATTAGCTTATTATTGACTTGTATTTTGACGTTTTATTTTGACTTTATAGGTACAGCTATAGCTTCAACATTTGCACAAATTTTAGTTGCTTCCGGAATGTTTTATTATTCTATGAAGATTATTAGGGCAAAATAA
- a CDS encoding UDP-glucuronic acid decarboxylase family protein — MKRILITGAAGFLGSHLCDRFLKEGYFVIGMDNLITGDLKNIEHLFKLENFEFYHHDITKFVHIPGRLDYILHFASPASPIDYLKIPIQTLKVGSLGTHNLLGLARVKKSRILIASTSEVYGDPLIHPQTEEYYGNVNTIGPRGVYDEAKRFQESITMAYHTFHGVETRIVRIFNTYGPRMRLNDGRVIPAFIGQALRGEDLTIFGDGMQTRSFCYVDDQVEGIFRLLHSDYIYPVNIGNPDEITIKDFAEEIINLTGTNQKVVYRPLPINDPLQRQPDITKAKELLGWEPKVSRSEGMRITYEYFKSLSSEELLKEEHKDFSKYIF, encoded by the coding sequence ATGAAAAGAATATTAATAACCGGAGCGGCAGGGTTCTTAGGATCCCATTTGTGTGATCGTTTCTTAAAAGAAGGTTATTTTGTAATTGGAATGGACAATCTTATTACGGGTGATTTAAAGAATATTGAACATTTATTCAAACTTGAAAATTTCGAATTTTACCACCACGATATAACCAAGTTTGTTCATATACCGGGCAGATTAGATTATATATTACATTTTGCATCGCCAGCCAGCCCAATAGACTATCTCAAAATCCCTATACAGACACTAAAAGTTGGATCTCTGGGAACTCACAATCTTCTGGGATTGGCGAGAGTAAAAAAATCAAGAATATTAATAGCATCTACATCTGAGGTGTATGGAGATCCATTAATTCATCCGCAAACCGAAGAATATTATGGAAACGTAAATACTATAGGACCAAGAGGAGTTTATGATGAAGCCAAACGTTTTCAGGAATCCATAACCATGGCCTACCATACTTTTCATGGCGTTGAAACCAGAATTGTCAGGATTTTCAATACCTATGGGCCAAGAATGCGATTAAATGACGGAAGGGTAATTCCCGCTTTTATAGGTCAGGCGCTTAGAGGCGAGGATTTGACTATATTTGGTGACGGAATGCAGACGAGATCTTTTTGTTATGTTGACGACCAGGTAGAAGGAATTTTCAGATTATTGCATTCAGATTATATATATCCTGTAAATATTGGTAATCCGGATGAAATAACAATTAAGGATTTTGCGGAAGAAATTATCAATTTAACAGGAACAAATCAAAAGGTAGTATATCGTCCTTTACCGATAAATGATCCGCTTCAAAGACAGCCGGATATTACAAAAGCAAAAGAACTTTTGGGTTGGGAGCCTAAAGTATCGAGATCAGAAGGAATGAGAATAACCTATGAATATTTTAAATCTTTATCATCGGAAGAATTGTTGAAGGAAGAGCATAAAGATTTCTCAAAATATATTTTTTAA
- a CDS encoding class I SAM-dependent methyltransferase: MIDFIKKSIQKEKFEPKFLGFCINNNYLIRKELNSQIKKNALNAKGILLDFGCGTKPYKKYFTNVSRYIGIDLKIDGWEHRQNTVDFFYDGKTIPFEDNYFDTMLCTEVLEHVFNIEELLSEFQRVLKPNGTALITTPFMWEEHEMPHDFGRYTTPALVYLYEKYGFEIVSHHKTGNNLKVIAQFSINYVKTLLPANKILKQILLIPFIIYFNIVGSVFGFLLPGDKSVYFNNVFVIKKK, translated from the coding sequence ATGATAGACTTCATTAAAAAAAGTATACAAAAGGAAAAATTTGAACCTAAATTTTTAGGCTTTTGTATAAACAATAACTATTTAATAAGAAAGGAATTAAATAGTCAGATAAAAAAAAATGCTCTGAATGCAAAAGGAATATTATTAGATTTTGGATGCGGAACTAAACCATATAAAAAATATTTTACTAATGTTTCAAGATACATAGGAATTGATTTAAAAATTGACGGTTGGGAGCATCGCCAGAATACGGTCGACTTTTTTTATGATGGAAAAACAATACCTTTCGAAGACAATTATTTCGACACCATGCTTTGTACGGAGGTTTTAGAGCATGTTTTTAATATAGAAGAATTACTGTCAGAGTTTCAAAGAGTTCTAAAACCTAATGGAACAGCTTTAATTACAACACCTTTTATGTGGGAAGAGCATGAAATGCCACATGATTTTGGTCGTTATACAACACCGGCACTGGTATATTTATATGAAAAATATGGGTTTGAAATAGTTTCCCATCATAAAACAGGAAATAACCTAAAAGTTATAGCACAGTTTAGTATTAACTATGTAAAAACATTATTACCAGCAAATAAAATTTTAAAACAAATATTGCTAATTCCTTTCATAATTTACTTCAATATTGTAGGTTCAGTTTTTGGATTCTTACTTCCCGGAGACAAAAGTGTTTATTTTAATAATGTTTTTGTTATCAAGAAGAAGTGA
- a CDS encoding O-antigen ligase family protein yields the protein MKKIIENSYDYLFIGMLLLLPFSLAFPSIVLGLLVFSFILDIKKVKLDRIKTVPFYILYSLFLFIFIKALINNSLIIDQKLLSRYLFVLVIPILFLKIKDIEKIKTALIVSIQLMIAVSIFKITKHYIIFNNFPLGDGLLVNELLVLERPYAGFMSLMGLILSLEKIRDNDKNKGLFIFFSIMSIFFIVLIAARNSFITLLFLFFLYIFFYLKISKRYKFTFIGFWILIIVTIISLNKNILERFHINKDIEGTLSKIAIFEPRYVIWPCAYDLTKKEEFNYIVGYKSETEISAGLINCYSQKISNESRRGWFLERRFNTHNQFLAFFLSSGIIGFLALVSFYFFSLYLYRYNFFAVAILISFLFFFLFENVLSRQFGCYIFAIFTSLFLLKNKINEKE from the coding sequence ATGAAGAAGATTATTGAAAATAGCTATGATTATTTGTTTATAGGCATGCTGCTTCTTTTGCCTTTTTCATTAGCTTTTCCAAGTATTGTTCTAGGATTACTTGTTTTTTCTTTTATCCTCGATATAAAAAAAGTTAAATTGGATAGAATAAAAACAGTTCCTTTTTATATTCTATATTCTTTATTCCTTTTTATTTTTATTAAGGCCCTTATAAATAATAGTTTAATAATAGATCAGAAGCTACTTAGCAGGTATCTGTTTGTTTTGGTAATTCCCATACTTTTTTTAAAAATTAAGGATATAGAGAAAATAAAAACTGCTCTTATAGTTAGCATACAGTTGATGATAGCAGTATCAATTTTCAAAATAACGAAGCACTATATAATTTTTAATAATTTCCCTCTCGGAGATGGGCTACTTGTAAATGAACTCCTAGTTCTGGAAAGGCCTTATGCTGGTTTTATGTCCTTAATGGGATTAATACTTTCATTAGAAAAAATAAGAGATAACGATAAGAATAAAGGTCTGTTTATATTTTTTAGTATAATGTCGATTTTTTTTATAGTTCTAATAGCAGCAAGAAACTCTTTTATAACTCTGTTGTTTTTATTCTTTCTGTATATATTTTTCTATTTAAAAATTTCAAAACGTTATAAGTTCACATTTATAGGTTTTTGGATTTTAATAATAGTAACAATTATATCTCTAAACAAAAACATTTTAGAGCGATTTCATATAAATAAAGATATAGAAGGAACACTTTCAAAAATTGCTATCTTCGAACCTAGATATGTAATTTGGCCATGTGCCTATGATTTAACTAAAAAGGAAGAATTTAATTATATAGTGGGATATAAAAGTGAAACTGAAATTAGTGCCGGATTGATTAATTGCTATTCTCAAAAAATAAGTAATGAATCAAGAAGGGGTTGGTTTTTAGAAAGAAGATTTAATACGCACAATCAATTTTTAGCTTTTTTCCTTAGTTCAGGAATAATTGGTTTTTTAGCTTTAGTGTCATTTTATTTTTTTTCTTTATACTTATACAGATATAACTTTTTTGCTGTAGCGATATTAATAAGTTTCTTATTTTTCTTTCTCTTTGAAAATGTTCTTTCCAGACAATTTGGATGCTACATCTTTGCTATCTTTACCTCTCTTTTTTTATTAAAAAACAAAATAAATGAAAAGGAATAA